A genomic stretch from Planctomycetaceae bacterium includes:
- a CDS encoding prolyl oligopeptidase family serine peptidase codes for MNRLIAYSLAALSCLATANAQEKLTTAVGQQVEATLATNDGGSISYLIYLPKDYDPSAAKLPFVLFLHGRGESNGPLSLVAKWGPPMMAAEGKQFPFILVSPQCPRDDAWSSEVQQKRLVELLDHIGSNYHVDQNRVYLTGLSMGGYGSWRLAADHPSRFAAVVPVCGGGKPEDADALKALPIWVFHGDQDSAVPFSKSVEMVDAIRAAGGTKIRFTTMEHIGHNCWSATYATPELYSWLLSHKRE; via the coding sequence ATGAACCGCCTGATCGCATATTCGCTTGCCGCTTTGTCCTGTCTTGCAACTGCAAATGCGCAGGAGAAGCTGACAACAGCCGTCGGCCAGCAGGTGGAAGCCACACTGGCTACCAATGACGGTGGCTCCATTTCTTATCTGATTTATCTTCCCAAAGACTACGACCCATCTGCTGCAAAGCTGCCATTTGTACTTTTCCTGCACGGTCGCGGAGAAAGCAATGGTCCCCTGTCTCTGGTTGCCAAATGGGGTCCACCGATGATGGCCGCCGAAGGAAAGCAGTTTCCTTTCATTCTTGTTTCACCACAATGCCCTCGCGACGATGCATGGTCCTCTGAAGTGCAGCAGAAACGACTCGTCGAGTTGCTCGACCATATCGGCAGCAACTATCACGTAGACCAGAATCGTGTTTATCTGACGGGACTCAGCATGGGAGGCTACGGTTCCTGGCGACTGGCTGCCGATCATCCTTCCCGATTCGCAGCAGTTGTTCCGGTCTGCGGCGGTGGAAAGCCGGAAGATGCTGACGCCCTGAAGGCACTGCCTATCTGGGTCTTTCATGGCGATCAGGACAGTGCCGTTCCCTTCTCGAAGTCTGTAGAGATGGTCGATGCAATCCGAGCTGCCGGAGGCACGAAAATTCGTTTCACCACCATGGAACACATCGGGCACAACTGTTGGTCCGCTACCTACGCAACTCCCGAGTTGTACTCGTGGCTTTTGAGCCACAAACGCGAATAA
- a CDS encoding phospholipid scramblase-related protein, with the protein MHPVLNHNLYLVKEHVAMFKAANNFDIFAPETGELLIECREPNLGALTRLFRFSEYKTMTPFAIELATPSGEPVLNVSRGISLFLSKVDVHDDHGQKIGGFKQKLFSIGGAFNVLGPDDQTLCTLKGKWTGWDFSFRADDVELARVTKKWAGLGKELFTSADNYILEISDSVPRDNPIRGLILGAVMCIDMVLKER; encoded by the coding sequence ATGCACCCCGTCCTGAACCACAATCTGTATCTCGTCAAAGAGCATGTTGCCATGTTCAAGGCGGCCAACAACTTTGACATATTCGCCCCCGAAACAGGTGAATTGCTCATCGAATGCCGAGAACCAAATCTTGGAGCGTTGACGCGACTGTTTCGTTTCTCCGAATACAAGACCATGACGCCGTTCGCCATTGAACTGGCGACACCATCCGGGGAACCCGTCTTAAACGTCTCACGCGGGATTTCACTGTTCCTTTCAAAGGTTGATGTCCACGACGATCATGGCCAGAAAATCGGTGGCTTCAAACAGAAGCTCTTCTCAATCGGTGGTGCATTCAATGTCCTTGGCCCGGACGACCAGACTCTTTGCACGCTCAAAGGAAAATGGACGGGCTGGGACTTCAGTTTCAGGGCGGACGACGTCGAACTGGCTCGCGTTACCAAGAAGTGGGCGGGGCTGGGCAAAGAGCTTTTTACATCAGCCGACAACTACATTCTGGAAATCTCGGATTCTGTGCCGCGGGATAACCCAATCCGAGGCCTGATCCTCGGCGCTGTTATGTGCATCGACATGGTCTTAAAGGAACGCTGA
- a CDS encoding OmpA family protein, producing the protein MKTLQLCIATALLATSSGCCLFGGRSTNELAASQLHARELYAENQRLLSSQMQTQQMLASAESEKQMLLENLSNTDSQLQSANARVENLLAERGELTDRYARALTGTDPLLAGGIPGADLTPDGFIYDAGTGLNKFRQDILFDLGSDAIRAEAEPIIADFASTVNSGAALGMKILIVGHTDDQQIVRGETARKHPTNWHLSTDRADAVILELTKRGVSPERIASMGYGEFQPVEASVAETARQRNRRVELYIVPSDINTAKWDPVSAVR; encoded by the coding sequence ATGAAAACACTTCAACTTTGCATCGCTACAGCATTGCTGGCAACAAGCTCCGGCTGTTGTCTGTTCGGTGGTCGCTCAACGAATGAGCTGGCTGCCTCTCAATTACATGCTCGCGAACTTTACGCCGAGAACCAGCGTCTGTTGTCATCTCAGATGCAGACCCAGCAAATGCTGGCCAGCGCTGAATCAGAAAAACAGATGCTGTTAGAAAACCTCAGCAACACAGATTCGCAGTTACAGAGCGCGAATGCGCGCGTCGAAAACCTGCTGGCTGAACGCGGAGAGCTCACCGACCGATATGCCAGGGCACTGACGGGAACGGACCCGCTTCTGGCAGGCGGAATTCCCGGAGCGGACCTGACGCCTGATGGATTTATCTACGATGCTGGTACCGGGCTGAACAAATTCCGTCAGGACATCCTGTTCGATCTGGGCAGCGACGCTATCCGGGCGGAAGCAGAACCGATCATTGCCGACTTCGCGTCCACAGTGAATTCCGGAGCGGCCCTCGGAATGAAAATCCTGATTGTCGGTCATACGGACGATCAGCAGATCGTTCGAGGAGAGACCGCGCGAAAACATCCGACCAACTGGCACCTGTCAACGGATCGAGCCGACGCCGTCATTCTGGAGCTGACTAAACGTGGTGTCAGCCCCGAACGCATCGCTTCGATGGGCTATGGCGAGTTTCAGCCGGTTGAAGCGTCGGTTGCCGAAACAGCTCGACAGAGAAATCGCCGTGTCGAGCTTTACATTGTGCCTTCAGACATCAATACGGCCAAATGGGATCCGGTATCTGCCGTCCGATAG